A region of Triplophysa dalaica isolate WHDGS20190420 chromosome 20, ASM1584641v1, whole genome shotgun sequence DNA encodes the following proteins:
- the vdra gene encoding vitamin D3 receptor A — protein sequence MDPMSVSTSAAGQEEFDRNVPRICGVCGDKATGFHFNAMTCEGCKGFFRRSMKRKASFTCPFNGNCTITKDNRRHCQACRLKRCVDIGMMKEFILTDEEVQRKKDLILKRKEEEAAREARRPRLNDEQTQIINSLVEAHHKTYDDSYSDFSRFRPPVREGPVTRSASRAASLHSLSDASSDSFNHSPESVDTKLNFSSLLMMYQDNGGSPDSGEDDPSRLSMLPHLADLVSYSIQKVIGFAKMIPGFRDLTAEDQIALMKSSAIEIIMLRSNQSFSLEDMSWSCGGPDFKYCLNDVTKAGHTVELLEPLVKFQVGLKKLNLHEEEHVLLMAICLLSPDRPGVQDHARIESLQDRLCDVLQAYIRIHHPSGRLVYAKMIQKLADLRSLNEEHSKQYRLLSFLPEHSLQLTPLVLEVFGSEVS from the exons ATGGATCCTATGTCCGTGAGCACGTCAGCTGCCGGTCAGGAGGAGTTCGACCGCAATGTGCCGCGGATCTGTGGCGTGTGTGGAGACAAAGCGACGGGATTCCACTTCAACGCCATGACCTGCGAGGGCTGTAAGGGCTTCTTCAG gcgcAGTATGAAGCGCAAGGCGAGTTTCACCTGCCCGTTCAATGGAAACTGCACCATCACCAAAGACAACCGGCGTCACTGTCAGGCCTGTCGTCTGAAACGCTGCGTGGACATCGGCATGATGAAGGAAT tcattCTGACAGATGAGGAGGTGCAGAGGAAGAAAGATCTGATCCTGAAGAGGAAGGAGGAGGAGGCGGCACGGGAGGCACGGAGGCCTCGTCTGAACGATGAGCAGACACAGATCATCAACAGCCTGGTGGAGGCACATCACAAGACATATGATGACTCCTACTCTGACTTCTCACGCTTCAGG CCTCCGGTCAGAGAGGGTCCCGTCACCCGCAGTGCCAGTCGGGCCGCGTCTCTTCACTCGCTGTCTGACGCCTCATCAGATTCATTCAACCATTCaccag AGTCTGTGGACACAAAGCTGAACTTCAGCAGTCTTCTGATGATGTATCAGGATAACGGTGGCAGTCCAGACTCTGGTGAGGACGATCCCTCTCGTCTGTCCATGCTGCCACATCTCGCTGATCTGGTGAGCTACAGCATTCAGAAAGTCATTGGATTCGCCAAGATGATCCCCGGATTCAG GGACCTGACGGCAGAGGATCAGATCGCTCTAATGAAGTCCAGTGCTATCGAGATCATCATGTTGAGATCCAATCAGTCCTTCAGTCTGGAGGACATGAGCTGGAGCTGTGGAGGACCAGACTTCAAATACTGCCTCAATGATGTCACCAAgg cggGTCACACTGTGGAGCTGTTGGAGCCACTGGTGAAGTTTCAAGTGGGTCTGAAGAAACTGAATCTTCATGAAGAGGAACATGTGCTGCTCATGGCCATCTGCCTGCTGTcaccag ATCGTCCGGGCGTTCAGGATCACGCACGCATCGAAAGTCTTCAGGACCGGCTGTGTGACGTGCTGCAGGCGTACATACGAATCCATCACCCCAGCGGCCGTCTCGTGTACGCCAAGATGATCCAGAAGCTGGCGGACCTGCGGAGTCTGAACGAAGAGCACTCGAAGCAGTACCGCCTGTTGTCCTTTCTGCCCGAGCACAGCCTGCAGCTCACACCGCTGGTGCTGGAGGTGTTCGGGAGCGAGGTGTCCTAG
- the LOC130408903 gene encoding gastrula zinc finger protein XlCGF57.1-like, with protein MELKTEIIEEKTDEADLIYYDLMKVKDESSEPYEMEERPHHLITGEESLSCLKTEKNLSPNTSEIATDKESHICPLCERIFTRKYNLNVHMRSHTGEKPYKCEQCGKSFTRNHRLHKHARIHAGDDTYNCDQCGKAFAQQQLLHAHMSSHVEEKPCACDLCGKIFTRKYEHKIHMRSHTGEKPNKCEQCGKTFFRKSDLNVHVKVHSGEKPYRCHECGRNYVHKFDLKMHMRNHSGERPFRCDRCGKTFTRKSDFKVHMRIHTGEKPYKCHHCEKTFAHTSDRNAHMRVHTGEKPYTCHECGKSFSWAANLKEHLLCHSAVKSFQCAQCSKTFVSASNLKKHLMVHTGVKPYVCSFCGKDFARICYFKEHEKTHTGETPHVCVECGKTFITYSHLKRHLRLHTGEKLYTCSQCGKSFTRVQALRGHERLHSEEKYYCSCGRSFKESKRLEVHKKRCSIESNVHPQETFRPEDS; from the exons ATGGAGCTGAAAACAGAAATCATAGAAGAGAAAACAGACGAAGCCGATTTGATATATTATG atcTGATGAAGGTTAAAGATGAAAGTTCGGAACCGTATGAAATGGAGGAGCgacctcatcatctcataactgGAGAAGAATCTCTGAGCTGCTTGAAAACTGAAAAGAATTTGTCACCAAATACATCTGAAATAGCAACAGACAAAGAATCTCATATCTGTCCTCTGTGTGAAAGGATCTTCACTCGTAAATACAACCTTAATGTGCACATGAGATCTCACACCGGAGAAAAACCTTACAAATGTGAgcagtgtggaaagagcttcACTCGGAACCACCGGCTTCATAAGCACGCGAGAATTCACGCTGGAGATGACACTTACAATTGTGACCAGTGTGGAAAAGCTTTTGCTCAACAGCAGCTTCTTCATGCGCACATGAGCAGTCACGTCGAAGAAAAACCATGCGCGTGCGACCTGTGCGGAAAGATCTTCACTCGAAAATATGAGCATAAAATTCACATGAGAtctcacactggagaaaagcctaACAAATGCGAGCAGTGCGGGAAGACCTTCTTTCGTAAGTCCGACCTCAACGTGCACGTAAAAGTTCACAGTGGAGAAAAACCTTACAGGTGTCACGAGTGTGGAAGGAACTACGTTCACAAGTTCGATCTGAAAATGCACATGAGAAATCACAGTGGGGAGAGGCCCTTCAGATGCGATCGGTGTGGAAAGACCTTCACTCGAAAGTCAGACTTTAAAGtgcacatgaggattcacaccgGAGAAAAACCTTACAAATGTCATCACTGTGAAAAGACCTTCGCCCATACGTCCGACCGTAACGctcacatgagagttcacactggagagaagcCCTACACGTGTCAtgagtgtggaaagagctttTCCTGGGCGGCCAACCTAAAAGAGCATCTTCTCTGTCATTCAGCAGTGAAATCGTTTCAGTGTGCACAGTGcagtaaaacatttgtttctgcaAGTAACCTGAAGAAGCACCTGATGGTTCATACAGGTGTGAAGCCGTACGTCTGCTCTTTCTGTGGAAAGGACTTTGCGCGGATCTGCTATTTCAAAGAACACGAGAAAACACACACGGGTGAGACACCGCACGTGTGCGTCGAGTGTGGCAAAACCTTCATCACGTATAGTCATTTGAAGCGGCACCTCAGacttcacactggagagaaactgTACACGTGctctcagtgtggaaagagtttcactcGAGTACAAGCCCTGCGGGGGCACGAGAGACTTCACTCCGAAGAGAAATATTACTGCTCTTGTGGACGGAGTTTTAAAGAATCAAAACGTCTGGAGGTTCACAAGAAAAGGTGTAGTATAGAGAGTAACGTTCATCCTCAGGAAACTTTTAGGCCAGAAGATTCCTGA